One window from the genome of Haladaptatus paucihalophilus DX253 encodes:
- a CDS encoding HEAT repeat domain-containing protein: MTSLFTLEKEADAERLVTLLSESNNDTVRQRAAEILGDLDVPDDEVVDSLTTAAQDDSNGAVRAAAIDALDQREAVEQLISAIVGEEISGSKAEWARAEELTDALTSDQPELRMAAANVLGRIGSRSATEDLIRRLPDPDPRVRARVARALGRLEDKRAVSHLAERRTDEEVDVRRETAEALGRIEGDEALSALLGMLNDPAEAVRRITAGSLGNFGSVKPLDALVGLLGDKSEAVRKAAVFSLIELLSNVPPEQSHELRETMVQKLSTSDHRVVVSSLVDIIEEGSQAHQRRNATWLLGRVTGTQHRWEAIETLVGVLDADDGMTAQFAVTSLATIGGESVETALLEVLSDPEATTDAQAMAAFGLGKVGGERSRERLDTLVDTTDDEEVRKRAFSALSKLGGRA, translated from the coding sequence GTGACATCGCTGTTCACTCTCGAAAAAGAGGCAGACGCCGAACGCCTCGTCACGTTGCTTAGCGAGAGCAACAACGACACCGTCCGACAGCGAGCCGCGGAAATCCTTGGCGACCTCGACGTTCCGGACGATGAAGTTGTTGATTCACTGACCACGGCCGCACAGGACGATTCGAACGGTGCGGTTCGAGCCGCCGCTATCGACGCTCTCGACCAGCGCGAAGCGGTCGAACAACTCATCAGCGCAATCGTTGGCGAGGAGATCAGCGGTAGCAAAGCGGAGTGGGCACGAGCGGAGGAACTTACGGATGCGCTCACGTCCGATCAACCGGAGCTTAGAATGGCCGCCGCAAACGTCCTCGGACGAATCGGCAGCAGGTCGGCGACGGAGGACCTGATTCGTCGACTCCCCGACCCGGACCCTCGGGTTCGTGCACGCGTTGCGCGTGCGCTGGGGCGACTCGAGGATAAGCGGGCCGTGTCGCATCTCGCCGAGCGGCGGACCGACGAGGAGGTCGACGTCCGGCGCGAAACGGCCGAAGCGTTGGGTCGAATAGAGGGCGACGAAGCGCTCTCTGCACTGCTCGGGATGCTCAACGACCCCGCGGAAGCGGTCCGACGAATCACCGCCGGGTCGCTCGGTAACTTCGGCAGCGTGAAACCGCTCGACGCGCTCGTCGGTCTGCTGGGCGACAAATCGGAAGCGGTTCGGAAGGCCGCCGTGTTCTCGTTGATCGAACTGCTTTCTAACGTACCGCCGGAGCAGAGTCACGAACTCCGCGAGACGATGGTCCAGAAGTTGAGCACGAGCGACCACCGTGTCGTCGTCAGTTCGCTCGTCGATATCATCGAGGAAGGCTCCCAAGCGCACCAACGCCGGAACGCCACGTGGTTGCTCGGACGAGTTACGGGCACGCAACATCGGTGGGAGGCCATCGAAACGTTAGTCGGCGTCTTGGACGCCGACGATGGCATGACTGCCCAATTCGCGGTCACCAGCCTCGCGACGATCGGTGGTGAGTCCGTCGAAACCGCGCTTTTGGAAGTCCTCTCCGACCCGGAAGCGACGACGGATGCACAAGCGATGGCCGCGTTCGGTCTCGGAAAAGTCGGCGGAGAGCGCTCACGTGAACGACTCGATACGCTGGTCGACACCACCGACGACGAAGAGGTGAGAAAGCGTGCGTTCTCCGCACTTTCCAAGCTCGGCGGACGGGCATAG
- the glmS gene encoding glutamine--fructose-6-phosphate transaminase (isomerizing), with translation MCGIIARVGETKDAVDELLVGLENLEYRGYDSAGLAVKNGSGPAVFKREGQISHLKDMLIDEVPAGGLGIGHTRWSTHGPPTDENAHPHTGCAGQVAVVHNGIIENYESLRAELSDRGHTFESDTDTEVIPHLVEEHLDRGATPEQAFRRTIRRLSGSYAVAMLVEGSDAVYATRSGSPLVLGVQDGTYFLASDVPAFLDFTDDVIFLDDGDVVVIEPGGHEITKLDGTPVERAVQTVDWDPQDAGKGGYEHYMLKEIHEQPTALRQTLRGRIEHVTGDISLEDFPEGTFDGIRRVQFVACGTSYHAGLAGSHFIESRGVPSQTFLASEYAVSTPPVDDETLVIGVTQSGETADTLSALRRANASGARTLALTNVIGSTAARECDDALFIRAGPEIGVAATKTFSSQVASVSLLGERIVRDVVGHRSEDIEAVLSAFADLPDHVQQILDFTKAHRIAKRYHDSDAYFFIGRGTAFPVALEGALKFKEISYEHAEGFAAGELKHGPLALVTPTTPVFAVFDGQNDEKTLSNVKEVEARGAPVIAVTSDANETVSQHVDDVLTIPDTHPDVAGVLANVQLQLLSYHAAALLDRPIDKPRNLAKSVTVE, from the coding sequence ATGTGTGGTATCATCGCCCGAGTTGGCGAAACGAAAGACGCTGTGGACGAACTGCTCGTCGGTCTCGAAAACCTCGAATATCGGGGCTACGATTCGGCCGGGCTGGCCGTGAAAAACGGCAGTGGTCCCGCGGTCTTCAAACGCGAAGGACAGATTTCCCACCTGAAGGACATGCTGATAGACGAGGTGCCTGCGGGCGGACTCGGTATCGGTCACACACGGTGGAGTACGCACGGTCCGCCGACCGACGAAAACGCACACCCGCACACCGGTTGCGCCGGGCAGGTCGCCGTCGTTCACAACGGCATCATCGAGAACTACGAATCGCTCCGGGCGGAGCTTTCGGACCGCGGTCATACGTTCGAGAGCGACACCGACACCGAAGTGATTCCCCATCTCGTCGAGGAGCACCTCGACCGAGGGGCGACGCCGGAACAGGCGTTCCGACGGACTATCCGTCGGCTCTCGGGAAGCTACGCCGTCGCGATGTTGGTCGAGGGAAGCGACGCGGTGTACGCGACTCGCTCGGGGTCGCCGCTCGTCCTCGGCGTCCAGGACGGCACGTACTTCCTCGCAAGTGACGTTCCCGCGTTTCTGGATTTCACCGACGACGTGATATTCCTCGACGACGGGGATGTCGTCGTTATCGAACCGGGCGGCCACGAGATAACGAAACTCGACGGCACGCCGGTCGAACGAGCCGTCCAGACCGTCGATTGGGACCCCCAAGACGCCGGGAAGGGTGGCTACGAGCACTACATGCTCAAGGAGATTCACGAGCAACCGACGGCGCTTCGTCAGACGCTTCGAGGACGTATCGAACACGTCACTGGCGACATCTCCCTTGAGGACTTCCCGGAGGGGACGTTCGACGGAATTCGGCGCGTCCAGTTCGTCGCCTGCGGGACGTCCTACCACGCCGGGCTCGCCGGAAGCCACTTCATCGAGAGTCGCGGCGTCCCGTCGCAGACGTTCCTCGCCAGCGAGTACGCCGTCTCGACGCCACCGGTCGACGACGAAACGCTCGTTATCGGCGTCACGCAGAGCGGCGAAACCGCTGATACCCTTTCGGCGTTGCGACGTGCGAACGCGAGCGGCGCACGGACGCTCGCACTGACGAACGTCATCGGTTCGACCGCCGCCCGCGAGTGCGACGATGCACTGTTCATCCGCGCCGGTCCGGAGATCGGCGTCGCCGCCACGAAGACGTTCTCCTCACAGGTCGCGTCGGTGTCCCTCCTCGGCGAACGAATCGTCCGGGACGTCGTTGGCCATCGGAGCGAGGACATCGAAGCGGTGTTGTCCGCATTCGCCGACCTTCCCGACCACGTTCAACAAATCCTCGACTTCACGAAGGCCCATCGTATCGCGAAACGGTATCACGACAGCGATGCCTACTTCTTCATCGGCCGCGGGACGGCTTTCCCGGTCGCGTTGGAAGGGGCGCTCAAATTCAAGGAGATATCGTACGAACACGCGGAGGGCTTCGCGGCGGGCGAGTTGAAACACGGACCGTTGGCGTTGGTAACGCCGACGACCCCGGTATTCGCGGTGTTCGACGGCCAGAACGACGAAAAGACGCTCAGCAACGTCAAGGAAGTAGAGGCCCGTGGCGCACCGGTTATCGCGGTCACGAGCGATGCAAACGAGACGGTTTCCCAGCACGTGGATGACGTGTTAACGATTCCGGACACGCATCCCGACGTGGCGGGGGTCCTCGCCAACGTGCAATTGCAACTGCTCTCGTACCACGCTGCTGCCCTGCTCGACAGACCCATCGACAAACCACGCAACCTAGCGAAGAGCGTGACTGTCGAATGA
- a CDS encoding methyl-accepting chemotaxis protein: protein MYGGTNAGDDLQRAQIEHLNGLFSNTEAAIAEAPQLGRKHADAAVPGAAFAATYGAAFEAMIEATFDRLDHRLGEGNDAVSDELVRAESELVDGVWAGVSGMQAGLEAHETSLLGDEDEDEDELNVDDEALLDGIGVPVFMLDANHRVVAWNSSIEELTSTPRAEAIGTEQASTAFYPDGRRAKTLADKILEVPENAHLEFNIEQDEDDHQLYRDESHMMTKDGEEREIVFSAKPLYQDGELIAVVETVNDRTEDARRHESVTGLVEELGSTLTAMRSGNLSARADFTDEYGVVDDRLISVVDQVNDMGKRFELLASRVDEQASELAESVDQASGSAHTIEERVDEQTSLLSTVATEMENFSASMQEVAASSDQVASAAEQAKAAADSGLGSSEGAREATDDVIEMSDDLVETVTELESQMSEIEGVIEVIAEVADQTNLLALNANIEAARAGDAGSGFEVVADEVKELANQTREHTEEIAGRIEDIQSQANETVVAVEESNQQVRYAGEEIEDALIALEEIADAVDEAATGVTEVAEANDEQAANVEQVMATVEDVRDTTEEVESATEDIVGATMEQTAAISELADRVGDLTDGSN, encoded by the coding sequence GTGTACGGCGGGACGAACGCCGGTGACGATTTGCAGCGAGCGCAAATCGAGCATCTGAACGGGTTGTTCTCGAACACCGAGGCAGCTATCGCGGAGGCTCCCCAACTCGGTCGCAAGCACGCGGACGCCGCGGTTCCGGGGGCGGCGTTCGCCGCGACGTACGGTGCGGCATTCGAGGCGATGATCGAAGCGACGTTCGACCGACTCGACCACCGACTCGGGGAGGGAAACGATGCGGTTTCCGACGAACTCGTGCGAGCCGAGTCCGAACTCGTGGATGGGGTCTGGGCTGGTGTTTCGGGCATGCAGGCCGGTTTGGAAGCACACGAAACATCACTGCTGGGGGACGAAGACGAGGATGAGGACGAGCTCAACGTCGATGACGAGGCGCTTCTGGATGGCATCGGCGTTCCGGTGTTCATGCTCGATGCCAACCACCGAGTCGTTGCGTGGAACAGTTCTATCGAGGAACTGACCAGCACGCCGCGAGCGGAAGCCATCGGGACGGAGCAAGCGAGTACCGCGTTCTATCCCGACGGCCGCCGTGCCAAGACGCTTGCCGATAAAATCCTCGAAGTGCCGGAGAACGCACACCTCGAATTCAATATCGAACAAGACGAGGACGACCATCAACTCTACCGCGACGAAAGCCACATGATGACGAAAGACGGGGAGGAACGTGAAATCGTCTTCTCCGCCAAACCGCTCTATCAGGACGGTGAACTCATCGCGGTGGTCGAGACGGTTAACGATCGGACCGAAGACGCTCGTCGCCACGAGAGCGTGACTGGATTGGTCGAAGAACTCGGAAGCACGCTGACCGCCATGCGGAGCGGCAACCTGTCCGCCCGTGCCGACTTCACGGACGAATACGGCGTGGTCGACGACCGGCTCATCTCCGTGGTCGATCAAGTGAACGACATGGGGAAACGGTTCGAACTCCTCGCAAGCCGGGTCGACGAACAGGCGTCCGAACTCGCCGAGTCGGTAGACCAAGCTTCCGGGTCCGCACACACCATCGAAGAACGCGTGGACGAACAGACGTCGCTTCTCTCGACCGTCGCAACCGAGATGGAGAACTTCAGCGCGAGCATGCAGGAAGTCGCGGCGAGTTCCGATCAAGTCGCGTCCGCGGCAGAGCAGGCGAAGGCGGCCGCCGACAGCGGTCTCGGCTCCAGTGAAGGCGCGCGTGAAGCGACGGACGACGTGATCGAGATGAGCGACGACCTCGTGGAAACCGTCACAGAACTCGAATCCCAGATGTCAGAAATAGAGGGTGTCATCGAGGTTATTGCGGAAGTCGCCGACCAGACCAACCTCCTCGCACTGAACGCGAACATCGAGGCCGCCCGTGCGGGCGATGCCGGAAGCGGGTTCGAAGTCGTCGCTGACGAGGTAAAAGAACTCGCGAACCAGACCCGCGAGCACACCGAAGAGATTGCCGGTCGCATCGAAGATATCCAGTCACAGGCCAACGAAACCGTCGTCGCCGTCGAAGAATCGAACCAGCAGGTCCGCTATGCGGGTGAGGAGATCGAAGACGCCCTCATCGCCCTCGAGGAAATCGCGGACGCGGTGGACGAGGCCGCAACCGGCGTGACGGAAGTCGCGGAGGCGAACGACGAGCAAGCCGCCAACGTCGAACAGGTCATGGCGACCGTCGAAGACGTGCGCGATACGACCGAGGAGGTCGAATCCGCCACCGAAGACATCGTTGGTGCCACCATGGAACAGACGGCCGCAATCAGTGAACTCGCGGACCGTGTTGGCGACCTCACCGACGGGTCGAACTAA
- a CDS encoding archaellin/type IV pilin N-terminal domain-containing protein, with protein sequence MKDAIQQRLNNRGQVGIGTLIVFIAMVLVAAIAAGVLINTAGFLQSKSEQTGQDSTAQVSNRVEVVSGFGNVTLLNSSGDYDATNGVETVDEINLTVMRGSGSDDINLSTATIEWIGPNTATTLTKSDTADAGNFSVSSIKDTDDSVPVLNSQDDRFTITMNATAISGSGVYGLSEGQTVELRLTTQYGAVTLYRASIPQSLSQESAVTV encoded by the coding sequence ATGAAAGACGCAATCCAACAACGCCTCAACAATCGAGGTCAGGTCGGCATCGGGACGCTCATCGTGTTCATCGCCATGGTATTGGTCGCCGCAATCGCGGCGGGCGTGCTCATCAACACGGCGGGCTTCCTCCAGTCGAAATCCGAACAGACGGGCCAAGACAGTACGGCACAGGTGTCCAACCGCGTCGAAGTCGTCTCCGGCTTCGGGAACGTGACGCTCCTCAATAGCTCGGGTGACTACGATGCTACGAATGGCGTCGAAACCGTTGACGAAATCAACCTGACGGTCATGCGCGGTTCCGGTTCGGACGACATCAACCTCTCGACGGCCACTATCGAGTGGATCGGCCCGAACACGGCCACGACGCTGACGAAAAGCGATACCGCCGATGCCGGTAACTTCAGCGTCTCATCCATCAAGGACACGGATGACTCCGTGCCGGTCCTTAACAGTCAGGACGACCGCTTCACCATCACAATGAACGCAACCGCAATCTCGGGGTCCGGCGTCTACGGACTCAGTGAAGGTCAGACGGTTGAACTCCGACTCACCACGCAGTACGGTGCAGTCACCCTCTACCGCGCAAGCATCCCGCAGTCGCTCTCGCAAGAGAGCGCGGTGACGGTCTAA
- a CDS encoding chemotaxis protein CheW — translation MSKTVSALQVLVFRLEDKQYCIDIAHIDEIVDRHELTKLPDSKPHVEGVMDLRGTTTTIVNPKTVLGLSGSGTGNRVIVFETEDERSIGWVIDEVNQVISLDDVEVDESVESQSVHGVIRQDGEFIIWVKPSAINV, via the coding sequence ATGTCAAAAACTGTTTCTGCGTTGCAGGTGTTGGTCTTCCGACTTGAAGACAAACAGTACTGTATCGATATAGCACATATCGACGAAATTGTCGATAGACACGAATTGACTAAGCTTCCCGATTCGAAGCCGCACGTCGAAGGCGTCATGGACCTCCGTGGCACGACGACGACTATCGTCAATCCGAAGACGGTGCTCGGATTGTCCGGCTCGGGGACCGGGAACCGCGTTATCGTCTTCGAGACGGAGGACGAACGGAGCATCGGGTGGGTCATCGACGAGGTGAATCAGGTCATCAGTCTGGACGATGTAGAGGTGGACGAGTCGGTCGAGAGCCAGTCGGTTCACGGCGTCATTCGACAGGACGGCGAGTTCATCATCTGGGTAAAGCCCTCCGCAATCAACGTCTGA
- a CDS encoding ArsR/SmtB family transcription factor, with the protein MGSVELLRVLGNKYNAEILDATHEPKSAQELSDELGIPIATSYRRIEELTEANLLELTGREFSNEGRRTKVYRRDIDAVAISFQRDGIDVSIENRPEVENALVDVWRDLKER; encoded by the coding sequence ATGGGGTCTGTGGAACTGCTGAGAGTTCTCGGCAACAAATATAATGCCGAAATACTCGACGCAACACACGAGCCGAAATCCGCACAGGAGCTAAGCGACGAACTCGGTATCCCGATAGCGACGAGCTACCGACGAATCGAAGAACTCACGGAAGCGAACCTACTCGAACTGACCGGACGGGAATTCTCGAACGAGGGACGTCGAACGAAGGTGTACCGGCGTGACATCGATGCCGTTGCGATTTCGTTTCAGCGTGACGGTATCGACGTGTCCATCGAGAATCGGCCCGAGGTCGAAAACGCGCTGGTCGACGTGTGGCGTGACTTGAAGGAGCGCTAA
- a CDS encoding polysaccharide deacetylase family protein, giving the protein MNAVVLSLDAELAWGYHDFEEVPEHVESARTSWSRLLALFDEFNVPATWAVVGHLFLDSCDGTHAGHPTSTGDWFDRDPGGVAAQHPLWFGDGLVDSIVDADANHEIGCHTFSHVEFGDEETDREVAVAEARTGLEVADDAGHTLESFVFPRNNIGHRDVLAAYGFTCYRGERPELWYDGSRFDSLGKLIDLTVSKTNPPLVDPEVDEYGLVNIPASMFLFGYEGRVRTVTERLWDDPLVRSAKRGIDRAADAEDGIFHLWMHPNNFTEERDFERLRTILEHLAARRDEARLQVRTMGDVAGEIRGVDPATTRTPIGPR; this is encoded by the coding sequence ATGAACGCCGTCGTCCTCTCTCTCGACGCCGAACTCGCATGGGGGTATCACGACTTCGAAGAGGTACCCGAACACGTCGAGAGCGCTCGCACATCGTGGTCGCGGCTCCTCGCACTGTTCGACGAGTTCAACGTCCCGGCCACGTGGGCCGTCGTTGGCCATCTCTTTCTCGACTCGTGTGACGGCACACATGCGGGGCATCCGACGTCGACCGGCGACTGGTTCGACCGAGACCCCGGCGGCGTTGCGGCACAACACCCGCTCTGGTTCGGCGACGGACTCGTCGATTCCATCGTCGATGCCGACGCGAACCACGAAATCGGCTGCCATACGTTCTCCCACGTCGAGTTCGGTGACGAGGAAACCGACCGCGAGGTGGCCGTCGCGGAAGCACGGACGGGGTTGGAGGTGGCGGACGATGCGGGACACACCCTCGAATCGTTCGTCTTTCCGCGGAACAACATCGGCCACCGGGACGTGCTCGCCGCCTACGGCTTCACCTGCTACCGCGGCGAAAGACCGGAACTCTGGTACGACGGGTCGCGCTTCGACTCGCTGGGTAAGCTCATCGACCTGACCGTGAGCAAGACGAACCCGCCGCTGGTCGACCCCGAGGTGGACGAGTACGGACTGGTGAACATCCCCGCGTCGATGTTCCTGTTCGGCTACGAGGGACGGGTTCGGACCGTCACGGAACGGCTCTGGGACGACCCGCTCGTCCGGTCGGCCAAACGGGGCATCGACCGCGCCGCCGACGCCGAGGACGGGATTTTCCACCTCTGGATGCACCCGAACAACTTCACGGAGGAGCGGGATTTCGAGCGGTTGCGAACCATCCTCGAACACCTCGCCGCCCGGCGCGACGAGGCCAGACTGCAAGTCCGGACGATGGGGGACGTCGCCGGTGAGATTCGCGGTGTCGACCCCGCGACGACGCGGACGCCCATCGGTCCGCGGTAA
- a CDS encoding DUF7521 family protein: MQTIELLYGVFSVTLAIAGLSMVAFAVRAYRRTGRRTLFHLSIGFTLVVAAALATTVSAFIYDFEGIRFLLSVNYLFSIIGFLFIIFSIMSR; this comes from the coding sequence ATGCAGACGATAGAGCTTCTCTATGGTGTTTTTAGCGTCACACTTGCTATCGCGGGACTATCGATGGTCGCATTCGCGGTTCGCGCGTACCGACGAACCGGTCGCCGGACGCTGTTCCATCTCTCGATCGGCTTTACCCTCGTCGTCGCGGCGGCCCTCGCGACGACCGTCAGTGCGTTCATCTACGATTTCGAAGGCATCCGATTCTTGTTGTCGGTTAACTATTTGTTCTCGATCATCGGATTTCTATTCATAATATTTTCAATCATGTCTAGATGA
- a CDS encoding archaellin/type IV pilin N-terminal domain-containing protein: protein MKDAIQERLNNRGQVGIGTLIVFIAMVLVAAIAAGVLINTAGFLQSKSEQTGQDSTAQVSNRVEVVSGFGNVTNNEQVDYINLTVMRGSGSDDINLSTATIEWIGPNKAKTLVAGNMSQADATSAGTGTPGSSNYFNVSDIKDEDASAPVLNSQDDRFTISMNATAISAQSLQEGQTVELKLTTQYGAVTLYRANIPQSLSQESAVTV from the coding sequence ATGAAAGACGCAATTCAAGAGCGCCTCAACAACAGAGGTCAGGTCGGTATCGGGACGCTCATCGTGTTCATCGCGATGGTATTGGTCGCCGCAATCGCGGCGGGCGTGCTCATCAACACGGCGGGCTTCCTCCAGTCGAAATCCGAGCAGACGGGTCAAGACAGTACAGCACAGGTGTCCAACCGCGTGGAAGTCGTTTCCGGCTTCGGGAACGTAACAAATAACGAACAGGTTGACTACATCAACCTGACGGTCATGCGCGGTTCCGGTTCGGACGACATCAACCTCTCGACGGCCACTATCGAGTGGATCGGTCCGAACAAGGCGAAGACGTTGGTCGCCGGGAATATGTCCCAGGCTGACGCAACTAGCGCCGGAACTGGTACGCCCGGAAGTAGCAACTACTTCAACGTCTCTGACATCAAGGACGAGGATGCATCCGCGCCGGTCCTCAACAGTCAGGACGACCGCTTCACTATCTCGATGAACGCGACGGCGATCAGCGCCCAGTCGCTGCAGGAAGGTCAGACGGTCGAACTCAAGCTCACCACGCAGTACGGTGCAGTCACCCTCTACCGCGCGAACATCCCGCAGTCGCTCTCGCAGGAAAGCGCGGTGACAGTCTAA
- a CDS encoding alkaline phosphatase family protein, protein MSMETASPERAFVLGLDGVPWDLIRRWTGEGKLPNFARLLEEGAAGPLTSTTPDATPLAWPTIATGVWPDKHGLYGFQHLEKGYTHRMNTSADVRRPELWDIISPAVVGNVPMTYPASDIDGSLVTGMMTPEMDDGFTHPPELADEIKDTISDYRIGLSWDEYRDRPDEFREELSKLLDTRRTLMRRLMEEDWRLFFFVYTAPDRLQHLIWEDDVLLEHYRELDAILGEVMEYLESRDAVLFVVSDHGFGPISRFVFLNTLLERENLLMRKSGDGTRGTLAKVGLTKDRIEGLISRLGINEKTLIEHLPRQLVDSVAGHVPGDHNLYDVDFSETVAFAHGSGNVYVNDTMRFDPGVVSPSDVPALKEDLRSLFEGLTDPETDEEALNVYDGDELFPTDPYSPDLVVKGDEEYETAVSLTRSVFSDSGSKVASHRPEGIFFAWGASVEAESTPTDATVADVAPTLLHSLDEAVPSDADGRVLKEIFHSRSKPGRRAVSQRDYGDSESSDAVEADFDDVEDRLRGLGYME, encoded by the coding sequence ATGTCGATGGAAACTGCGAGCCCGGAGCGGGCGTTCGTCCTCGGACTGGACGGCGTCCCATGGGATTTGATTCGCCGATGGACAGGGGAAGGAAAGCTACCGAACTTCGCTCGGTTGCTCGAAGAGGGGGCCGCCGGACCGCTCACGAGCACGACACCGGACGCGACGCCGCTCGCGTGGCCGACGATCGCCACGGGTGTATGGCCCGACAAGCACGGGCTGTACGGCTTTCAGCATCTGGAGAAGGGGTACACCCACCGAATGAACACCAGTGCGGACGTTCGTCGGCCGGAACTCTGGGACATCATCTCGCCCGCCGTCGTCGGCAACGTTCCGATGACCTACCCGGCGAGCGACATCGACGGGTCGCTCGTCACGGGGATGATGACGCCGGAGATGGACGACGGATTTACCCACCCGCCCGAACTCGCGGACGAAATCAAAGACACCATCTCCGACTATCGAATCGGACTGTCGTGGGACGAGTACCGCGACCGCCCCGACGAGTTCCGCGAGGAACTGTCGAAACTGCTCGACACGCGGCGGACCCTGATGCGACGGCTGATGGAGGAAGACTGGCGCCTGTTCTTTTTCGTCTACACCGCGCCGGACCGCCTCCAGCACCTCATTTGGGAGGACGACGTGCTCCTCGAACACTACCGCGAACTCGACGCCATCCTCGGCGAGGTGATGGAGTACCTCGAATCCCGCGATGCGGTGTTGTTCGTCGTCTCCGACCACGGCTTCGGCCCGATTTCGCGGTTCGTCTTCCTCAACACGCTCCTCGAACGCGAGAACCTGCTGATGCGGAAGAGCGGCGACGGAACGCGGGGGACGCTCGCCAAAGTCGGGTTGACGAAGGACCGCATCGAGGGGTTGATCTCTCGCCTCGGCATCAACGAGAAGACGCTCATCGAACACCTACCGCGGCAACTGGTCGATTCGGTCGCCGGCCACGTTCCCGGAGACCACAACCTCTACGACGTCGATTTCAGCGAGACGGTCGCGTTCGCTCACGGGTCGGGTAACGTCTACGTCAACGACACCATGCGATTCGACCCCGGCGTCGTCTCGCCATCTGACGTACCCGCACTCAAGGAGGACCTCCGTTCGTTGTTCGAGGGGTTGACCGACCCCGAAACGGACGAGGAGGCGTTGAACGTCTACGACGGCGACGAACTGTTCCCGACCGACCCCTACTCGCCAGACCTCGTGGTGAAGGGCGACGAGGAGTACGAGACGGCGGTGTCGCTGACGCGCTCGGTGTTCTCCGACAGTGGCAGCAAAGTCGCCAGCCACCGTCCCGAGGGAATCTTCTTCGCGTGGGGAGCGAGCGTCGAGGCCGAATCGACGCCCACCGACGCGACCGTCGCGGACGTGGCGCCGACGCTTCTTCACTCCCTCGACGAAGCGGTTCCGTCTGACGCCGACGGTCGCGTCCTAAAGGAGATATTCCACTCGCGGTCGAAACCCGGTCGCCGCGCCGTTTCACAGCGTGATTACGGCGATTCCGAGTCCTCCGATGCCGTCGAAGCGGACTTCGACGACGTGGAGGACAGACTCCGCGGACTGGGGTATATGGAATGA